One segment of Actinomyces sp. 432 DNA contains the following:
- a CDS encoding tetratricopeptide repeat protein yields the protein MSVFGAVDLSALAPKQGASPTTAPVSGAQGGAVLDSGGAGDLVVDVDASNLRDIVEASARVPVVVVLHTPRSQASTDLAALLERLAGEYAGRFQLARVDVDAAPEVAQALQATAVPTVIALIAGQPVPMFQGSVPEEQLRAVLDQLLEVAARNGVDGQVAVDASAQAAVPTEPEETEVEREAREAIERGDWAAAEAVYDHAIANAPADDELKAARNQVRMLARMDGQDPAELLAAADAPGAGLDAQLAGADAALALGDVNACLGRALEAVRSHSGEDREQARVRLLELFEVIGTTAPEVARARRQLATILY from the coding sequence ATGAGCGTGTTCGGTGCCGTCGACCTGTCCGCCCTGGCCCCCAAGCAAGGGGCCTCACCGACTACGGCGCCGGTCAGTGGCGCACAGGGCGGTGCCGTCCTCGACTCAGGCGGCGCGGGAGACCTGGTCGTGGACGTGGACGCATCCAATCTGCGTGACATCGTCGAGGCCTCAGCGCGTGTCCCGGTAGTCGTAGTGCTGCACACGCCCCGTTCACAGGCCTCAACCGACCTGGCGGCGCTGCTGGAGCGACTGGCCGGAGAGTATGCGGGCCGTTTCCAACTGGCCCGCGTGGACGTGGACGCCGCGCCTGAAGTGGCGCAGGCGCTGCAGGCCACGGCCGTGCCCACGGTAATAGCGCTGATCGCCGGCCAGCCGGTGCCAATGTTCCAGGGCAGTGTCCCCGAGGAGCAGTTGCGCGCCGTACTCGACCAGCTGCTGGAGGTGGCCGCACGCAACGGCGTCGATGGCCAGGTCGCCGTCGATGCCTCGGCGCAGGCCGCCGTTCCCACCGAGCCGGAGGAGACGGAGGTGGAGCGAGAGGCCCGCGAGGCCATCGAGCGCGGCGACTGGGCTGCGGCAGAGGCGGTCTACGATCACGCAATCGCCAATGCGCCCGCCGACGACGAGCTGAAGGCGGCTCGTAACCAGGTCCGCATGCTCGCCCGTATGGACGGCCAGGACCCAGCCGAGCTGCTGGCGGCGGCAGATGCCCCCGGCGCGGGCCTGGACGCCCAGCTCGCCGGCGCGGATGCCGCTCTCGCTCTGGGAGATGTCAACGCCTGCCTGGGGCGGGCGCTGGAAGCCGTGCGCAGTCACAGCGGCGAGGACCGTGAGCAGGCCCGAGTGCGCCTGCTGGAGCTGTTCGAGGTCATCGGGACCACCGCCCCCGAGGTCGCCCGGGCCCGCCGCCAGCTCGCCACCATCCTGTACTGA
- a CDS encoding alpha-1,4-glucan--maltose-1-phosphate maltosyltransferase — MTPNTTPRTAKTKSTSHAAPAAAAQPAPAQVPQPAPYAPVGRIPVTEVFPVVEDGRWPSKAVPGEVFPIRATVFREGHDRFGATAVLVRPDGTDGPSARMYEVGIGLDRYEARLAADFPGDWGIRVEGWSDPYGTWAHDAGVKVPAGVDVELMLEEGARVLERAAAVPGRAEGDAEALLNAAVALRDDSASATDRLSAGLSADVAAVLDRLPLRDHVSPSATYPLQVDRQRALAGSWYEIFPRSLGAHRDEQGVWQTGTLQSATQRLGRIAAMGFDVLYLTPISPIGTTNRKGRNNTLNALPGDPGSPYGIGSPKGGHDAIHPDLGTFDDFDALVARARELGMEVALDLALQCSPDHPWVTEHPEWFTVLADGSIAYAENPPKKYQDIYPLNFDNDPEGIYQAILEVVRTWISHGVTIFRVDNPHTKPLPFWQRLIRQVREDNPEVLFLAEAFTRPAMMRTLAKIGFHQSYTYFAWRNTKQELTDYLVELSQETAHVMRPTFWPTTHDILTPFMTNGKVPAFKLRAVLAATMSPTWGIYSGYELAESVPRPGYEEQIDNEKYEYKQRDFGAARVNGIEALLTALNAARHAHPALQQLRDVWFHPTSDDNLIAYSKRVDAAHSPSGKDDVVLTVVNLDPYGAHEGEIYLNLEQLGLPGWVDGSRPVLRVTDELTGDVYDWSGQNYVRLDPFSGRVAHVFSVEPL, encoded by the coding sequence GTGACCCCTAACACGACGCCGCGCACGGCGAAGACGAAGTCAACCAGCCACGCTGCTCCCGCCGCTGCGGCGCAGCCCGCACCCGCCCAGGTGCCCCAGCCGGCACCGTATGCACCGGTGGGACGAATCCCGGTGACGGAGGTCTTCCCCGTCGTGGAGGACGGGCGCTGGCCGTCAAAGGCCGTGCCCGGCGAGGTCTTCCCCATCCGGGCGACGGTGTTCCGGGAGGGGCACGATCGCTTTGGAGCCACCGCCGTCCTGGTGCGGCCAGACGGCACCGACGGTCCCAGCGCCCGCATGTACGAGGTCGGCATCGGCCTGGATCGCTATGAGGCGCGTCTGGCGGCGGATTTCCCAGGCGACTGGGGCATCCGCGTGGAGGGGTGGTCGGACCCCTACGGCACCTGGGCCCACGATGCCGGGGTGAAGGTTCCCGCAGGCGTCGACGTGGAGCTGATGCTGGAGGAGGGCGCCCGCGTGCTTGAGCGCGCAGCCGCTGTCCCGGGCCGGGCCGAGGGTGACGCCGAGGCCCTGCTGAACGCCGCCGTCGCCCTGCGTGATGACTCCGCCTCCGCCACCGACCGGCTCTCCGCCGGGCTGTCTGCGGACGTTGCGGCAGTCCTGGACCGGCTGCCGCTGCGCGATCACGTATCTCCCTCGGCCACCTACCCGCTGCAGGTGGATCGGCAGCGGGCCCTGGCAGGCTCCTGGTACGAGATCTTCCCCCGGTCCCTGGGAGCGCATCGGGATGAGCAGGGCGTGTGGCAGACCGGCACACTGCAATCGGCCACTCAGCGACTCGGCCGCATCGCCGCCATGGGCTTTGACGTCCTCTACCTGACCCCGATCTCCCCGATCGGCACCACCAACCGTAAGGGGCGCAACAACACGCTCAACGCCCTGCCCGGGGACCCGGGTTCCCCGTACGGCATCGGCTCCCCCAAGGGCGGGCACGACGCCATCCACCCGGATCTGGGCACCTTCGACGACTTTGACGCCCTGGTGGCGCGTGCCCGGGAGCTCGGCATGGAGGTGGCCCTGGACCTGGCCCTGCAGTGCTCCCCGGACCACCCCTGGGTGACCGAGCATCCCGAGTGGTTCACCGTCCTGGCCGATGGCTCGATCGCCTACGCCGAGAACCCGCCCAAGAAGTACCAGGACATCTACCCCCTCAACTTCGATAACGATCCCGAGGGCATTTACCAGGCGATACTGGAGGTGGTACGCACCTGGATCAGCCACGGGGTGACGATCTTCCGGGTAGACAACCCGCACACCAAGCCCCTGCCCTTCTGGCAGCGTCTGATCCGCCAGGTGCGTGAGGACAACCCCGAGGTGCTGTTCCTGGCGGAGGCCTTCACCCGCCCGGCGATGATGCGCACCCTGGCAAAGATCGGCTTCCACCAGTCCTACACCTACTTCGCCTGGCGCAACACCAAGCAGGAGCTGACCGATTACCTGGTGGAGCTGTCCCAGGAGACCGCGCACGTCATGCGCCCCACCTTCTGGCCCACCACGCACGACATCCTCACGCCCTTCATGACCAACGGGAAGGTTCCCGCCTTCAAGCTGCGTGCCGTACTGGCCGCCACCATGTCCCCCACCTGGGGCATCTACTCCGGCTACGAGCTGGCCGAGTCGGTGCCGCGCCCCGGGTATGAGGAGCAGATCGACAACGAGAAGTACGAGTACAAGCAACGCGACTTCGGCGCCGCACGCGTCAACGGCATCGAAGCTCTGCTCACTGCGCTGAACGCTGCTCGTCACGCCCACCCGGCGCTCCAGCAGCTGCGGGATGTCTGGTTCCACCCCACCAGTGACGACAACCTGATCGCCTACTCCAAGCGGGTGGATGCCGCTCACTCTCCTAGCGGGAAGGACGACGTGGTGCTGACGGTGGTCAACCTGGACCCCTATGGCGCCCACGAGGGCGAGATCTACCTGAACCTGGAGCAGCTGGGCCTGCCCGGTTGGGTGGACGGTTCCCGGCCAGTGCTGCGGGTCACCGATGAGCTGACCGGCGACGTCTACGACTGGTCCGGGCAGAACTATGTGCGTTTGGACCCCTTCTCCGGCCGTGTAGCCCATGTCTTCTCAGTCGAGCCTCTGTGA
- the glgX gene encoding glycogen debranching protein GlgX: MPPSPELQPAARADSDASDRTRLGATLTGDGADFVVVAPRAEAVDLCLIQTDSTGAITSERRIGMHGPVRGAWSAHVPGVRAGQRYGYRAHGQWNPSEGLLFNPRKLLLDPYARAIDGTPRLGPELYAHAVDAELAPTYVPFLPSQLDSAGHTALGVVTGEQFPVVPGPKVPAERTVIYEMHVKGFTHSMPGVPPELRGTYAGLAHPAAVSHLRSLGVTTVELLPVHAAFSEAFLLQRERTNYWGYSTLSYFAPEPAYATRTAREAGPQAVLDEFRGMVSLLHEAGLEVIMDVVYNHTCESGMDGPALSLRGLDNLEYYLHAPHRPAQYVDVTGTGNTVDFRSTRAVQLVLDSLRYWAGDVGVDGFRFDLAVTLGRDASEFQARHPLLIGMATDPVLQNTKLIAEPWDIGPGGWRTGEFPAPFHDWNDRYRGTVRSFWLHDASEMSKGRPGNDLRDLATRLSGSADMFGYGEYPGGRGPLASINFVTAHDGFTLRDLVSYDYKHNLANGEDNRDGTDDNRSWNHGFEGPLPEGMGGGPIEILRRRSSRNVLGTLLVSAGTPMLLGGDEMGRTQDGNNNSYCQDSEISWFDWNLTTWQRDLIATTHFLISLRDSHPVLRPTSFATGSVPSGDALPDLSWFRANGDPMDVAAWHDPWTRVVQMLRSGTPMDDADLLLVINGSLAQEDVTLPDGHGTDWHLMWDSTWAVPRPHTSAFALAHRVSRGPAARARALNPARARASRSGATDCRQDRPGDTTTLDALSLRIYLSGEQLVGLPEERPHALPEE, translated from the coding sequence ATGCCCCCATCGCCAGAGCTGCAACCCGCCGCCCGTGCCGACTCCGACGCCTCGGACCGCACGCGCCTGGGCGCCACGCTCACCGGAGACGGCGCCGACTTCGTGGTGGTCGCGCCGCGTGCCGAGGCTGTGGACCTGTGCCTGATTCAGACCGACTCCACCGGTGCGATCACCTCGGAGCGCCGCATCGGCATGCACGGGCCCGTCCGTGGCGCGTGGAGCGCCCACGTGCCCGGAGTCCGCGCCGGTCAGCGCTACGGATATCGGGCGCACGGCCAGTGGAATCCCTCCGAGGGACTGCTGTTCAACCCGCGCAAGCTCCTGCTGGACCCGTACGCCCGCGCCATCGACGGCACTCCGCGCCTGGGGCCGGAGCTGTACGCACACGCCGTAGACGCCGAGCTGGCCCCCACCTACGTGCCCTTCCTCCCCTCCCAGCTGGACTCCGCCGGGCACACGGCCCTCGGCGTGGTCACCGGGGAGCAGTTCCCCGTAGTCCCCGGGCCCAAGGTGCCCGCCGAGCGCACGGTCATCTACGAGATGCACGTCAAGGGCTTCACCCACTCCATGCCCGGAGTGCCTCCGGAGCTGCGCGGCACTTATGCGGGATTGGCGCACCCCGCCGCCGTGTCCCACCTGCGCTCGCTCGGCGTCACGACGGTGGAGCTACTGCCCGTTCACGCCGCCTTCTCCGAGGCCTTCCTCCTCCAGCGTGAGCGGACCAACTACTGGGGCTACTCAACCCTGTCGTACTTCGCGCCCGAACCGGCTTATGCGACCCGCACCGCCCGCGAGGCGGGCCCACAGGCCGTACTGGACGAGTTCCGCGGCATGGTCTCGCTACTGCATGAGGCCGGCCTGGAAGTGATCATGGACGTGGTCTACAACCACACCTGCGAGTCGGGTATGGACGGGCCCGCGCTGTCCCTGCGCGGACTGGACAACCTCGAGTACTACCTGCACGCCCCGCACCGGCCCGCCCAGTACGTGGATGTCACGGGCACCGGCAACACGGTGGACTTCCGCTCCACCCGGGCCGTGCAGCTGGTGCTGGACTCGCTGCGCTACTGGGCCGGCGACGTCGGCGTGGACGGCTTCCGCTTCGACCTGGCCGTGACGCTGGGCCGTGATGCCTCCGAGTTCCAGGCACGTCACCCGCTGCTGATCGGCATGGCCACCGACCCGGTGCTGCAAAACACCAAGCTGATCGCCGAGCCCTGGGACATCGGTCCGGGCGGCTGGCGCACCGGCGAGTTCCCGGCGCCCTTCCATGACTGGAACGACCGCTACCGCGGCACGGTGCGCTCCTTCTGGCTGCATGACGCCTCCGAGATGTCCAAGGGGCGCCCCGGCAATGACCTGCGGGACCTGGCCACGCGCCTGAGCGGTAGCGCCGACATGTTCGGATACGGCGAGTATCCGGGCGGGCGCGGTCCGCTGGCCTCCATCAACTTCGTCACCGCCCACGACGGCTTCACTCTGCGCGACCTGGTCAGCTACGACTACAAGCACAACCTGGCCAACGGCGAGGACAACCGCGACGGCACCGATGACAACCGTTCCTGGAACCACGGGTTTGAGGGACCGCTGCCGGAGGGCATGGGCGGGGGCCCCATCGAGATCCTGCGACGCCGCTCCTCCCGCAACGTGCTGGGCACCCTGCTCGTCTCCGCCGGCACGCCCATGCTGCTGGGCGGCGATGAGATGGGACGCACCCAGGACGGGAATAACAACTCCTACTGCCAGGACTCCGAGATCTCCTGGTTCGACTGGAATCTGACCACTTGGCAGCGCGACCTGATCGCCACGACGCACTTCCTGATCAGCCTGCGCGACAGCCACCCGGTGCTGCGCCCGACTTCCTTCGCCACCGGTTCCGTCCCCAGCGGCGACGCCCTGCCCGACCTGTCCTGGTTCCGCGCCAATGGTGACCCCATGGACGTGGCCGCCTGGCACGACCCCTGGACCCGGGTAGTGCAGATGCTCCGCTCGGGCACGCCCATGGACGACGCCGACCTCCTACTCGTCATCAACGGCTCCCTGGCCCAGGAGGACGTCACCCTGCCCGACGGCCACGGCACCGACTGGCACCTGATGTGGGACTCGACCTGGGCCGTGCCGCGCCCCCACACCTCGGCCTTCGCGCTGGCGCACAGAGTGAGCCGGGGGCCGGCGGCCCGCGCCCGTGCACTCAACCCGGCCCGCGCTCGAGCCTCGCGCTCCGGCGCGACGGACTGTCGGCAGGACCGGCCCGGGGACACCACGACGCTGGATGCCCTGTCCTTGCGCATCTACCTGTCCGGGGAGCAGCTGGTCGGGTTGCCCGAGGAGCGCCCGCACGCTCTGCCCGAGGAGTAG
- a CDS encoding GntR family transcriptional regulator, which yields MDLDGSRPIWLQLVDDFRLRIVTGAWPIGTRIPSVRELATQSGVNPNTVQRALAELDRTGLTGTERTAGRFVTTDTAVVDAVRRELATGATDTFITALAAVGMDLPQAAALLQERWELRPSSADTGESS from the coding sequence GTGGATCTTGACGGCTCCCGGCCGATCTGGCTGCAACTGGTCGACGACTTCCGCTTGCGGATCGTCACCGGCGCCTGGCCGATCGGCACCCGGATACCCAGCGTGCGCGAACTGGCCACGCAATCCGGCGTCAACCCCAACACCGTTCAACGCGCACTGGCCGAGCTCGACCGCACCGGGCTGACCGGCACCGAGCGGACCGCCGGCCGCTTCGTCACCACGGATACCGCCGTCGTCGATGCCGTCCGCCGGGAACTCGCCACCGGCGCCACGGACACCTTCATCACCGCCCTCGCCGCCGTCGGCATGGATCTTCCGCAGGCCGCAGCGCTCCTGCAGGAGCGCTGGGAACTGCGCCCTTCCTCGGCAGACACAGGAGAATCCTCATGA
- a CDS encoding maltokinase N-terminal cap-like domain-containing protein: MSHSTAAMPDTPAWPDDASLLAALGSWMGQRRWYPLKGEPAHGPLRMVGSWNLGEGVRDLLVAVPRREAGAVLVHVPLVLEPRATPGDFAAAGEAEGNAGFVIPDSEGGSLTLVDGAHHPRFWRAWAQSALDAGTTLGGTGAQAIAERADRLRVTTGQQSNTSVVLPSPGDHPAAGAADAATGDLIVKLFRVLSPGRNPDVEVSVALARDGWDRVRTPVAWTTLTWSDTATGAQLTADAAVACTFVPRADDGFELFCELAGADDADGPRRDRALTLARDLGDTTAQMHARLAASLAGSAPPAPGELAQALRERAHWAMDEVPELENRLPRLRDRVEAVLAELSALDRLEAATRVHGDYHLGQVLHAVDEDRWYVLDFEGEPLRPLAQRSRPDQPLRDVAGMLRSFDYAAEVGHAAHPDWLPAVRGAFLEGYWAAVETAAAAAETADRPGPGARQTLLKALELDKALYEAVYEARNRPDWISIPLHGIEVMLNN; encoded by the coding sequence ATGAGTCATTCGACGGCCGCCATGCCGGATACGCCGGCATGGCCCGACGACGCCTCCTTGCTCGCGGCGCTGGGGAGCTGGATGGGCCAGCGCCGCTGGTATCCGCTCAAGGGGGAACCCGCCCACGGCCCATTGCGGATGGTGGGATCCTGGAACCTGGGCGAAGGCGTACGGGACCTACTGGTGGCAGTACCCCGACGCGAGGCGGGCGCCGTGCTGGTACACGTGCCCCTGGTGCTGGAGCCTCGCGCCACACCGGGCGACTTCGCCGCCGCAGGCGAGGCCGAGGGCAACGCCGGCTTCGTCATCCCCGACTCCGAGGGCGGGTCCCTGACGCTGGTCGACGGCGCCCACCACCCCCGCTTCTGGCGGGCTTGGGCGCAGTCTGCGCTGGACGCGGGCACCACCCTCGGCGGCACCGGGGCGCAGGCGATCGCCGAGCGCGCCGACCGGCTGCGAGTCACCACCGGCCAGCAGTCCAACACCTCGGTGGTCCTGCCGTCTCCGGGCGACCACCCGGCGGCAGGAGCGGCCGATGCCGCCACCGGTGACCTGATCGTGAAGCTGTTCCGTGTGCTCTCGCCGGGACGCAACCCGGATGTGGAGGTATCAGTCGCGCTGGCGCGCGATGGCTGGGACCGCGTGCGCACCCCCGTGGCATGGACCACGCTGACTTGGTCCGATACCGCCACCGGCGCCCAGCTGACGGCGGACGCGGCCGTGGCCTGCACTTTCGTGCCCCGTGCCGACGACGGCTTCGAGCTGTTCTGCGAGCTCGCGGGTGCCGACGACGCCGACGGTCCGCGACGAGACCGTGCGCTCACCCTGGCCCGGGACCTGGGTGACACCACCGCCCAGATGCACGCGCGCCTGGCTGCGTCGCTGGCCGGCTCTGCACCACCCGCCCCCGGCGAGCTGGCGCAGGCGCTGCGCGAGCGGGCTCATTGGGCCATGGATGAGGTACCCGAACTGGAGAACCGGCTGCCGCGGCTGCGCGACCGTGTGGAGGCGGTCCTGGCCGAGCTCTCGGCGCTGGACCGGTTGGAGGCGGCCACTCGCGTCCACGGCGACTACCACCTGGGACAGGTGCTGCACGCCGTCGACGAGGACCGCTGGTACGTACTGGACTTCGAGGGTGAACCCCTGCGGCCACTGGCCCAGCGCAGCCGCCCGGACCAGCCCCTGCGCGACGTGGCCGGCATGCTGCGCTCCTTCGACTACGCGGCCGAAGTCGGTCATGCCGCACATCCTGACTGGCTGCCGGCCGTGCGCGGCGCCTTCCTGGAGGGCTACTGGGCCGCCGTGGAAACCGCTGCGGCTGCTGCCGAGACCGCTGATCGGCCAGGCCCCGGTGCCAGGCAGACCCTGCTCAAGGCCCTCGAGCTCGACAAGGCCCTGTACGAGGCCGTCTACGAGGCCCGCAATCGTCCCGACTGGATCTCAATCCCGCTTCATGGCATCGAGGTGATGCTGAACAACTGA
- a CDS encoding electron transfer flavoprotein subunit beta/FixA family protein, with protein MKIVVCIKHVPDVQSERRLEGGRLVRGEEDVLNELDENAVEAAVALVEELGGEVIALSMGPEDAEDGVRRALQMGADSGVVVTDAALAGADVPITARTLAAAVSKLGGVDSGPGDVDLVITGMASLDAMTSMLPGALAAALHVPALTLASSLEVSADEATVTRATGTVREVLSAPLPALVSVTDQANEPRYPNFAAMRAARKKPVDTWDLEDLGLADVEAGIAVVDFAERPARQGGIIRTDAGEAGRELAAWLVENNLV; from the coding sequence ATGAAAATAGTCGTCTGCATCAAGCACGTCCCGGACGTGCAGTCCGAGCGCCGCCTGGAGGGGGGCCGCCTGGTACGCGGCGAGGAGGACGTTCTCAACGAGCTCGACGAGAACGCCGTCGAGGCCGCGGTAGCGCTGGTCGAAGAGCTGGGTGGTGAGGTGATCGCCCTGTCTATGGGACCTGAGGACGCCGAGGACGGCGTGCGCCGCGCCCTGCAGATGGGGGCCGACTCCGGTGTCGTGGTCACCGACGCCGCGCTTGCGGGCGCGGACGTCCCCATCACCGCACGCACCCTCGCCGCCGCCGTGTCAAAGCTCGGCGGGGTGGACTCCGGTCCGGGAGATGTGGACCTGGTTATCACCGGTATGGCCTCCCTGGACGCCATGACCTCCATGCTCCCAGGTGCGCTCGCCGCCGCACTGCACGTCCCGGCCCTGACCCTGGCGAGCTCGCTGGAGGTCAGTGCGGATGAGGCGACTGTGACCCGCGCCACCGGCACCGTCCGGGAGGTGCTCTCCGCCCCGCTGCCCGCGCTCGTGTCAGTTACCGATCAGGCCAATGAGCCGCGCTACCCCAACTTCGCCGCCATGCGTGCCGCGCGCAAGAAGCCGGTGGACACCTGGGACTTGGAGGACCTCGGCCTGGCCGACGTAGAGGCGGGAATCGCCGTCGTCGACTTCGCCGAGCGGCCTGCCCGCCAGGGCGGCATTATCCGTACCGACGCCGGGGAGGCCGGGCGTGAGCTGGCGGCCTGGCTGGTCGAGAACAACCTCGTGTGA
- the trpS gene encoding tryptophan--tRNA ligase, producing MTQHDANAGSPSSNAAGGTAGTNAEDALSRSTDAASLARSLARSAEIEADLDVNPGRYRMLTGVRPTGNMHLGHYFGTMHSWKGIQDRGVDTWILVADYQVITDRDGVGPIRERVLSLVADTLAVGVDPRRSTIFAHSAVPAANQLMLPFLSLVTESELHRNPTVKAELEATDGRAMTGLMLTYPVHQAADILFCQANLVPVGKDQLPHLEQARMIAQRFDKRYGRAVKEHPVFRRPEALLSQAPLLLGLDGEKMSKSRHNTIELRMSADETAKLLKKAKTDSERHITYDPEGRPEVANLLTLASLCGAGDPQSLAERIGDGGAGTLKRITTEAVNEFFAPIRARRAELAADEDYLLQVLADGNARANTVAEQTLHAVRTAMHMNY from the coding sequence ATGACGCAGCACGACGCGAATGCCGGTTCCCCCTCCAGCAATGCAGCCGGCGGTACGGCCGGCACGAATGCGGAGGACGCCCTGTCGCGCTCCACGGACGCGGCCTCGCTGGCCCGCTCACTTGCCCGTAGTGCCGAGATCGAGGCCGACCTCGACGTGAACCCGGGCCGCTACCGGATGCTCACGGGCGTGCGCCCGACTGGCAACATGCACCTGGGCCACTACTTCGGCACGATGCACTCCTGGAAGGGCATCCAGGACCGGGGCGTGGACACCTGGATCCTGGTAGCGGACTACCAGGTGATCACCGACCGCGACGGCGTGGGCCCGATCCGTGAGCGCGTCCTGTCACTGGTGGCGGACACCCTGGCAGTCGGCGTGGACCCGCGGCGCTCCACAATCTTCGCCCACTCCGCCGTCCCGGCCGCCAATCAGCTCATGCTGCCCTTCCTGTCCTTGGTCACCGAGTCCGAGCTGCACCGCAATCCAACCGTCAAGGCGGAGCTGGAGGCCACCGACGGGCGCGCCATGACCGGCCTCATGCTCACCTATCCGGTGCACCAGGCCGCTGACATCCTGTTCTGCCAGGCGAACCTGGTGCCGGTGGGCAAGGACCAGCTGCCCCACCTGGAGCAGGCTCGCATGATCGCCCAGCGCTTCGACAAGCGCTACGGGCGGGCGGTCAAGGAGCACCCGGTATTCCGCCGGCCGGAGGCGCTGCTGTCCCAGGCGCCACTGCTACTGGGCCTGGACGGGGAGAAGATGAGCAAGTCCCGCCACAACACCATTGAGCTGCGCATGAGCGCGGACGAGACCGCCAAGCTGCTCAAGAAGGCCAAGACGGACTCCGAGCGGCACATCACCTATGACCCCGAGGGCCGGCCGGAGGTGGCGAACCTACTCACCCTGGCCTCGTTGTGCGGGGCCGGGGACCCGCAGTCGCTGGCGGAGCGGATCGGCGACGGCGGCGCCGGCACGCTCAAGCGCATCACCACCGAGGCGGTCAACGAGTTCTTCGCCCCCATCCGCGCCCGCCGCGCCGAGCTCGCCGCCGACGAGGACTACCTGCTGCAGGTACTGGCAGACGGCAATGCCCGGGCCAACACGGTGGCCGAGCAGACCCTGCACGCGGTACGCACGGCCATGCACATGAACTACTAG
- a CDS encoding electron transfer flavoprotein subunit alpha/FixB family protein — protein sequence MPENMLNDPIVVLVDRTPEGDPTPAAMGLVSVARGLTSADVVALVLGSADTSVCAELAAAGASRLLAADLGGREAVAAVAADAVVAAVEAVMPAVALVGSDYRGKEVAGRAAVLLGSACASDVGDLQVVGNELRASKLVLSGTWSTTMTVSAQADRTPVISVHAGASEPAPTADGQVELAVEALEVALSAEAAAVTVVSREVADAAAGPDLSEAQRVVVMGRGTDGDLELVHSLADPLQAAIGATRVACDEGWIERSAQVGQTGASIAPRLYIGLGVSGAVHHTSGIQGAGTIVAVSDDSEAPIFEMADYGVVGDVAQVVPQLVEELARLRS from the coding sequence ATGCCTGAAAACATGTTGAACGACCCCATCGTCGTACTGGTCGACCGCACGCCGGAGGGCGACCCCACCCCGGCTGCCATGGGACTGGTATCGGTGGCTCGTGGGCTCACCTCCGCCGACGTCGTGGCCCTGGTCCTGGGAAGCGCTGACACCTCCGTCTGTGCGGAGCTGGCCGCTGCCGGTGCTTCCCGCCTGTTGGCGGCCGACCTGGGCGGACGCGAAGCGGTGGCTGCGGTTGCCGCCGACGCAGTGGTCGCAGCGGTCGAGGCGGTCATGCCCGCCGTCGCGCTGGTCGGCAGCGATTACCGGGGCAAGGAGGTCGCCGGACGGGCCGCGGTCCTGCTGGGCTCGGCCTGCGCCTCGGACGTGGGTGACCTGCAGGTGGTCGGTAATGAGCTGCGCGCCTCCAAGCTGGTCCTGTCGGGAACCTGGTCCACCACTATGACCGTCTCGGCGCAGGCGGACAGGACTCCGGTGATTTCCGTCCACGCCGGCGCCTCCGAGCCTGCGCCGACGGCCGACGGCCAAGTCGAGCTGGCCGTGGAGGCACTTGAGGTTGCCCTGTCCGCGGAGGCTGCGGCTGTTACGGTCGTTTCCCGCGAGGTCGCCGACGCCGCTGCGGGCCCCGACCTGTCCGAGGCCCAGCGAGTGGTGGTGATGGGACGCGGTACCGACGGCGACCTTGAGCTGGTGCACTCGCTGGCCGATCCGCTTCAGGCTGCCATCGGCGCCACCCGCGTGGCCTGCGATGAGGGCTGGATCGAGCGCTCCGCGCAGGTCGGCCAGACGGGGGCGTCAATCGCGCCTCGCCTGTACATCGGACTGGGAGTGTCCGGCGCCGTCCACCACACCAGCGGCATCCAGGGCGCCGGCACCATCGTTGCCGTCAGCGACGATTCCGAGGCTCCGATCTTCGAGATGGCCGACTACGGCGTGGTCGGCGATGTGGCCCAGGTGGTTCCCCAGCTCGTGGAGGAACTGGCGCGCCTGCGCAGCTGA